A window from Aerococcus sp. Group 1 encodes these proteins:
- a CDS encoding prepilin-type cleavage/methylation protein, producing the protein MKVKQARAKAGMTLLSMVLSLFIVGVIFTVTMIQSQKASQNLAIDTCLQEILQSYEACQKEAIIKGEYYYLYFLSDQVRIMQAKEGQDPYIKDIILLPRNTRIQSYQKVSIQPGTGYIQPRTVTLRYPQGRYRIKFQLGVGKYVVEKRQD; encoded by the coding sequence ATGAAAGTTAAACAAGCCCGGGCTAAGGCAGGGATGACCCTTTTATCCATGGTTTTAAGCTTATTTATTGTGGGGGTGATCTTTACGGTGACCATGATTCAAAGTCAAAAAGCCAGTCAAAATTTAGCGATTGATACCTGCCTCCAGGAAATTTTACAGAGCTATGAAGCTTGTCAGAAGGAGGCCATTATCAAGGGCGAATATTACTATTTATATTTTCTCTCTGACCAGGTGCGGATTATGCAGGCTAAGGAAGGACAAGATCCCTATATTAAGGATATTATTCTCTTACCCAGAAATACCCGGATCCAGTCTTACCAGAAGGTCAGCATCCAACCTGGAACCGGCTATATCCAGCCACGAACGGTGACCCTCCGCTATCCTCAAGGGCGTTACCGAATCAAATTTCAATTAGGAGTGGGCAAGTATGTGGTGGAAAAACGTCAGGACTAA
- a CDS encoding ComGF family competence protein: protein MWWKNVRTKDGFMLVEALVSLFLIASFVSLFVTMIPLQTRHFSRQQAALDQQEALYCEILASIGQEKTSQVDFIQGTAIEAVLALALFFMIQSLFVLVVEVEISHYQAVKDIQQDDWGVFLMQLQREARHSQLNWATGTRLNYQLASGQQIQMEYYSNQESSMIRRLVSGRGHQPYLMGVDWVNFTMVNSHQVKVSCRLADQKEYQALISFRGEAGETESN from the coding sequence ATGTGGTGGAAAAACGTCAGGACTAAGGACGGTTTTATGCTGGTAGAAGCCCTAGTTTCTTTATTTTTAATTGCTTCCTTTGTGTCTCTCTTTGTCACTATGATTCCCTTACAGACCAGGCACTTCAGCCGCCAGCAAGCTGCCTTAGATCAACAAGAAGCCCTTTACTGTGAAATCCTAGCTAGTATAGGACAAGAAAAAACCAGCCAAGTGGACTTTATCCAGGGGACCGCAATTGAAGCAGTCCTGGCCTTAGCCTTATTCTTTATGATCCAATCCCTCTTTGTCCTGGTGGTCGAAGTGGAAATTAGTCATTACCAAGCAGTCAAGGATATCCAGCAAGATGATTGGGGCGTTTTCTTGATGCAACTTCAAAGGGAAGCCCGCCATAGTCAACTCAATTGGGCGACGGGTACCCGCTTAAACTACCAGCTGGCGAGTGGTCAGCAAATCCAGATGGAGTATTACAGTAACCAAGAATCTTCTATGATCCGCCGCTTGGTCTCTGGTCGCGGCCACCAGCCCTACCTGATGGGGGTAGACTGGGTAAATTTCACCATGGTAAATTCCCACCAAGTTAAGGTAAGTTGCCGTTTGGCTGACCAAAAGGAATACCAGGCACTGATTTCCTTTAGAGGGGAGGCTGGGGAAACTGAAAGTAATTAA